One window of Magallana gigas chromosome 2, xbMagGiga1.1, whole genome shotgun sequence genomic DNA carries:
- the LOC109617060 gene encoding acetylcholine receptor subunit beta-type unc-29, whose translation MMGTFWFLLIIGIRPILSLTEADLKRSLLSSAVYDPSVRPRINASHAVHVQLDVQVVYIIGLTERDSSFAQACNIFVSWRDEYLTWNTSDYGDLDSFVVQPSVVWTPDVTVYGRMEINQRIELGQVRVNSDGMVNTKFLGILATHCAMDSEFFPFDYQLCTFIIGSEIYFTSEVAMEIKSLRQLESCKNNPNWNLVHVRKNPKPPFWQVQYCFQRRSLYLAVLYMVPTFMHAVLILISYIVPSEAGEKISFGVSLFLSFMVFLLQLNGDLPEMSTAVPALEIFFMLHMTSGVVSLVVSAISAYITHNNSQQTVSVNKVKDVSTATTNEKRRFPNVRQRFRDTSFLNRAGFVVSLSLILAANFVMLNAKLKSSGCTQ comes from the exons ATGATGGGAACTTTCTGGTTCCTGCTTATAATTG GGATCCGCCCCATTTTGTCCCTGACAGAGGCAGATCTAAAGAGAAGTCTGTTGTCCTCCGCCGTGTATGATCCGTCTGTCAGACCCCGGATCAACGCCTCCCACGCCGTGCACGTCCAGCTGGATGTCCAAGTGGTTTACATCATTGGTTTG ACTGAAAGAGATAGCTCCTTTGCCCAAGCATGTAACATATTTGTG AGTTGGAGAGACGAGTACTTGACGTGGAACACCAGTGACTACGGTGACCTGGACAGTTTTGTCGTCCAACCGTCCGTAGTATGGACTCCGGATGTCACAGTGTATGGGAG AATGGAAATAAATCAACGAATAGAATTAGGTCAGGTGCGTGTGAATTCTGATGGCATGGTCAATACAAAGTTTTTGGGAATATTAGCAACTCACTGCGCCATGGATTCTGAATTTTTCCCCTTTGACTACCAGCTCTGCACCTTTATCATTGGATCCGAAATATACTTCACTTCCGAAGTCGCTATGGAAATAAAGTCTCTGAGACAGTTGGAGAGTTGTAAGAATAATCCTAATTGGAACCTGGTACATGTTCGCAAAAATCCTAAACCCCCCTTCTGGCAGGTTCAATATTGTTTTCAACGGAGGTCGCTGTATCTGGCGGTTCTTTATATGGTACCGACTTTCATGCACGCTGTCCTTATCCTTATCTCGTACATTGTTCCGAGTGAAGCCGGAGAGAAAATCTCCTTCGGAGTGTCTCTGTTCCTATCCTTTATGGTCTTCTTGTTGCAGTTGAACGGAGATTTGCCTGAAATGTCAACAGCAGTTCCAGCATTGG AAATTTTCTTCATGCTCCACATGACAAGCGGGGTTGTATCCTTAGTAGTATCCGCCATTTCTGCTTACATCACACACAATAACAGTCAACAGACAGTATCAGTTAACAAGGTCAAGGACGTATCCACAGCAACCACCAATGAGAAGAGAAGATTTCCCAATGTACGCCAGCGTTTCAGAGATACATCCTTTCTGAACAGAGCCGGGTTTGTCGTGTCTCTGTCTCTCATATTGGCGGCAAACTTTGTCATGTTAAATGCAAAACTGAAGTCGTCTGGATGTACGCAGTAG
- the LOC105329715 gene encoding UDP-N-acetylglucosamine--peptide N-acetylglucosaminyltransferase 110 kDa subunit isoform X1: MPTMAQISDSTGLAELAHQEYQAGDYDNSEQHCMQLWRQEPDNTGVLLLLSSIHFQCRRLERSAYFSQLAIKQNPMLAEAYSNLGNVFKERGQLQEALENYRHAVRLKPDFIDGYINLAAALVAAGDMEQAVQAYVTALQYNPDLYCVRSDLGNLLKALGRLDEAKTCYLKAIETQPNFAVAWSNLGCVFNAQGEIWLAIHHFEKAVALDPNFLDAYINLGNVLKEARIFDRAVAAYLRALNLSPNHAVVHGNLACVYYEQGLIDLAIDTYKRAIELQPNFPDAYCNLANALKEKGKVVEAEECYNTALKLSPTHADSLNNLANIKREQGNTEEAVKLYLKALEVYPEFAVAHSNLASVLQQQGKLHEALMHYKEAIRISPTFADAYSNMGNTLKEMQDIQGALQCYTRAIQINPAFADAHSNLASIHKDSGNIPEAIASYRTALKLKPDFPDAYCNLAHCLQIVCDWTDYSSRMKRLVHIVKDQLAKNRLPSVHPHHSMLYPLSHKMRKAIAARHANLCLEKINVLHKPPYDHPKELKEPKGRLRVGYVSSDFGNHPTSHLMQSIPGFHDRDNVEVFCYSLSPDDGTTFRAKINAEAEHCIDLSQIPCNGKAADKIFADGIDILVNMNGYTKGARNELFALRPAPIQVMWLGYPGTSGATFMDYILTDEVTSPLNLADQYSENLAYMPNTFFIGDHMQMFPHLKEKLLVEVDGKVSDNNIMLNGVNLEALKHSGQLKTITYTAAHGETTDNNDGSPGQVTFEVMSLPVQPILQTMAQTGLSHSCINDVVIQNGVTTNQTNNKAATGEEIPQNIIISARSQYGLPEDAVIYCNFNQLYKIDPQTLHMWIEILKQVPDGVLWLLRFPAVGETNVLQTAANAGLSPGRIIFSPVAPKEEHVRRGQLADVCLDTPLCNGHTTGMDVLWAGTPMVTLLDFGTVGETLASRVASSQLNTLGCPELIAKTSEDYIRIASKLGTDKAHLQAMRAKVWKARLTSPLFNCKTYARNMELLYRKMWQKYVNGEEASHIVDTSRHRKAL; the protein is encoded by the exons ATGCCAACAATGGCTCAAATCTCGGACTCAACAG GTTTGGCGGAGTTGGCTCATCAAGAATACCAGGCAGGAGACTATGATAACTCCGAGCAGCACTGTATGCAGCTATGGAGACAAGAACCAGATAATACCGGTGTACTTCTACTGCTCAGCTCTATACATTTCCAGTGTCGAAGACTGGAAAG gTCAGCATATTTTAGCCAGCTTGCCATTAAGCAGAACCCAATGTTGGCCGAGGCTTACTCCAATCTAGGAAATGTATTCAAAGAACGTGGTCAACTCCAGGAGGCATTGGAGAACTATCGGCATGCTGTCAGACTTAAACCGGACTTCATTGATGGTTACATTAATCTAGCGGCAGCGCTGGTGGCAGCGGGTGATATGGAACAGGCGGTCCAGGCCTATGTCACAGCTCTGCAGTACAACCCA gATTTATACTGTGTGCGAAGTGACCTGGGAAATCTACTAAAGGCTCTTGGAAGATTGGACGAGGCAAAG actTGCTATTTAAAAGCAATTGAAACACAACCAAATTTTGCTGTGGCTTGGAGTAATTTGGGGTGTGTTTTCAATGCACAAGGAGAAATATGGTTGGCCATTCATCACTTTGAGAAG GCTGTTGCACTAGATCCAAACTTCCTGGATGCTTATATAAACTTGGGAAACGTACTGAAAGAAGCCAGGATATTTGATAG AGCTGTGGCTGCCTATCTTAGAGCATTAAATCTGAGTCCTAACCATGCAGTGGTACATGGAAATCTGGCCTGTGTTTACTATGAGCAAGG CTTGATTGATCTGGCCATTGACACCTACAAACGTGCCATTGAGTTGCAGCCTAACTTTCCTGATGCTTACTGCAACCTGGCAAATGCTCTCAAAGAAAAGGGAAAG GTGGTGGAAGCAGAGGAATGCTACAACACAGCCCTAAAACTAAGTCCCACACACGCCGACTCCCTAAATAACTTGGCCAACATTAAGCGAGAGCAGGGAAATACAGAAGAGGCCGTTAAACTATATCTTAAAGCTCTAGAG GTTTATCCAGAATTTGCTGTTGCCCACTCAAATCTTGCAAGTGTGTTGCAGCAACAAGGAAAGTTGCATGAAGCTCTTATGCACTACAAAGAAGCAATCAG GATTTCTCCCACTTTTGCCGATGCTTACTCAAACATGGGAAACACATTAAAAGAGATGCAAGATATTCAGGGGGCCTTGCAGTGCTATACTAGAGCCATTCAGATAAATCCAGCATTTGCTGATGCTCACAGTAATTTGGCATCTATTCACAAG GACTCTGGAAATATCCCAGAAGCCATAGCCTCCTACAGAACAGCATTGAAACTAAAACCAGACTTTCCAGATGCATACTGTAACTTAGCACACTGTCTACAG ATTGTGTGTGACTGGACAGACTACAGCTCCAGGATGAAGCGCTTAGTTCACATCGTGAAGGATCAGCTAGCAAAAAATCGCCTGCCCTCAGTCCATCCCCATCACAGCATGCTCTACCCCCTGTCACATAAAATGAGGAAGGCCATTGCTGCCAGGCATGCAAACCTCTGCTTAGAGAAA ATTAACGTGCTGCACAAACCTCCCTATGACCATCCAAAAGAGTTGAAGGAACCCAAAGGTCGGCTACGAGTCGGTTACGTCAGCTCAGACTTTGGCAACCACCCTACCTCACACTTGATGCAGAGTATCCCAGGCTTCCATGACAGAGATAATGTAGAG GTTTTCTGCTACTCCCTGAGTCCTGATGATGGAACGACTTTCCGTGCCAAGATCAATGCCGAAGCAGAACATTGCATAGACTTGTCACAGATCCCATGCAATGGCAAAGCAGCAGACAAAATCTTTGCGGACGGAATTGATATCCTGGTGAACATGAATGGATACACTAAAGGAGCTCGGAATGAACTTTTTGCTCTAAGGCCAGCTCCCATCCAG GTGATGTGGCTTGGATACCCTGGAACAAGTGGTGCCACTTTCATGGACTACATTCTGACAGATGAGGTCACTTCCCCCTTAAACTTGGCTGACCAGTACTCAGAAAACCTTGCTTATATGCCAAACACATTCTTTATTGGAGACCATATGCAAATGTTTCCTCAtctaaaagaaaaacttttgGTGGAAGTAGACGGAAAAGTGTCGGACAATAACATCATGTTAAATGGTGTTAACCTTGAGGCATTGAAACATAGTGGACAGCTTAAG ACTATTACGTACACCGCTGCTCACGGAGAGACCACGGACAATAATGATGGCAGTCCAGGTCAGGTTACGTTCGAGGTGATGTCACTTCCTGTACAGCCCATTCTCCAGACGATGGCACAGACTGGCCTGTCTCATTCTTGTATCAATGATGTTGTAATCCAAAATGGAGTTACTACCAACCAG acAAATAACAAGGCGGCAACAGGAGAAGAGATTCCCCAGAACATCATCATCAGCGCCCGCTCCCAGTACGGCCTGCCAGAGGACGCAGTCATCTACTGTAACTTTAACCAGCTGTACAAGATTGACCCCCAGACCCTGCACATGTGGATAGAGATCCTGAAACAGGTCCCTGATGGAGTTCTTTGGCTGCTCCGGTTCCCAGCTGTGGGAGAAACTAATGTTTTACAGACCGCAGCCAATGCAGGACTCTCTCCTGGCCGAATTATTTTCTCACCGGTGGCTCCAAAG GAGGAACACGTCAGAAGAGGACAGTTGGCTGATGTGTGCCTGGACACCCCGCTCTGTAATGGACACACCACAGGGATGGATGTGTTGTGGGCGGGAACACCAATGGTCACTCTATTGG ACTTTGGTACTGTAGGTGAGACATTGGCCTCTAGAGTGGCTTCTTCACAACTGAACACGCTAGGATGTCCAGAGCTTATTGCCAAAACCAGTGAAGATTATATAAGAATAGCTTCCAAACTTGGTACAGATAAGGCTCA tctaCAAGCAATGAGAGCTAAAGTTTGGAAAGCCCGCCTCACAAGCCCTCTTTTTAACTGCAAGACCTATGCCAGAAATATGGAGCTGTTGTATAGAAAGATGTGGCAGAAGTATGTCAATGGGGAGGAAGCTAGTCATATTGTGGACACTTCCAGACACAGGAAAGCATTATGA
- the LOC105329715 gene encoding UDP-N-acetylglucosamine--peptide N-acetylglucosaminyltransferase 110 kDa subunit isoform X3 produces MTCYLKAIETQPNFAVAWSNLGCVFNAQGEIWLAIHHFEKAVALDPNFLDAYINLGNVLKEARIFDRAVAAYLRALNLSPNHAVVHGNLACVYYEQGLIDLAIDTYKRAIELQPNFPDAYCNLANALKEKGKVVEAEECYNTALKLSPTHADSLNNLANIKREQGNTEEAVKLYLKALEVYPEFAVAHSNLASVLQQQGKLHEALMHYKEAIRISPTFADAYSNMGNTLKEMQDIQGALQCYTRAIQINPAFADAHSNLASIHKDSGNIPEAIASYRTALKLKPDFPDAYCNLAHCLQIVCDWTDYSSRMKRLVHIVKDQLAKNRLPSVHPHHSMLYPLSHKMRKAIAARHANLCLEKINVLHKPPYDHPKELKEPKGRLRVGYVSSDFGNHPTSHLMQSIPGFHDRDNVEVFCYSLSPDDGTTFRAKINAEAEHCIDLSQIPCNGKAADKIFADGIDILVNMNGYTKGARNELFALRPAPIQVMWLGYPGTSGATFMDYILTDEVTSPLNLADQYSENLAYMPNTFFIGDHMQMFPHLKEKLLVEVDGKVSDNNIMLNGVNLEALKHSGQLKTITYTAAHGETTDNNDGSPGQVTFEVMSLPVQPILQTMAQTGLSHSCINDVVIQNGVTTNQTNNKAATGEEIPQNIIISARSQYGLPEDAVIYCNFNQLYKIDPQTLHMWIEILKQVPDGVLWLLRFPAVGETNVLQTAANAGLSPGRIIFSPVAPKEEHVRRGQLADVCLDTPLCNGHTTGMDVLWAGTPMVTLLDFGTVGETLASRVASSQLNTLGCPELIAKTSEDYIRIASKLGTDKAHLQAMRAKVWKARLTSPLFNCKTYARNMELLYRKMWQKYVNGEEASHIVDTSRHRKAL; encoded by the exons ATG actTGCTATTTAAAAGCAATTGAAACACAACCAAATTTTGCTGTGGCTTGGAGTAATTTGGGGTGTGTTTTCAATGCACAAGGAGAAATATGGTTGGCCATTCATCACTTTGAGAAG GCTGTTGCACTAGATCCAAACTTCCTGGATGCTTATATAAACTTGGGAAACGTACTGAAAGAAGCCAGGATATTTGATAG AGCTGTGGCTGCCTATCTTAGAGCATTAAATCTGAGTCCTAACCATGCAGTGGTACATGGAAATCTGGCCTGTGTTTACTATGAGCAAGG CTTGATTGATCTGGCCATTGACACCTACAAACGTGCCATTGAGTTGCAGCCTAACTTTCCTGATGCTTACTGCAACCTGGCAAATGCTCTCAAAGAAAAGGGAAAG GTGGTGGAAGCAGAGGAATGCTACAACACAGCCCTAAAACTAAGTCCCACACACGCCGACTCCCTAAATAACTTGGCCAACATTAAGCGAGAGCAGGGAAATACAGAAGAGGCCGTTAAACTATATCTTAAAGCTCTAGAG GTTTATCCAGAATTTGCTGTTGCCCACTCAAATCTTGCAAGTGTGTTGCAGCAACAAGGAAAGTTGCATGAAGCTCTTATGCACTACAAAGAAGCAATCAG GATTTCTCCCACTTTTGCCGATGCTTACTCAAACATGGGAAACACATTAAAAGAGATGCAAGATATTCAGGGGGCCTTGCAGTGCTATACTAGAGCCATTCAGATAAATCCAGCATTTGCTGATGCTCACAGTAATTTGGCATCTATTCACAAG GACTCTGGAAATATCCCAGAAGCCATAGCCTCCTACAGAACAGCATTGAAACTAAAACCAGACTTTCCAGATGCATACTGTAACTTAGCACACTGTCTACAG ATTGTGTGTGACTGGACAGACTACAGCTCCAGGATGAAGCGCTTAGTTCACATCGTGAAGGATCAGCTAGCAAAAAATCGCCTGCCCTCAGTCCATCCCCATCACAGCATGCTCTACCCCCTGTCACATAAAATGAGGAAGGCCATTGCTGCCAGGCATGCAAACCTCTGCTTAGAGAAA ATTAACGTGCTGCACAAACCTCCCTATGACCATCCAAAAGAGTTGAAGGAACCCAAAGGTCGGCTACGAGTCGGTTACGTCAGCTCAGACTTTGGCAACCACCCTACCTCACACTTGATGCAGAGTATCCCAGGCTTCCATGACAGAGATAATGTAGAG GTTTTCTGCTACTCCCTGAGTCCTGATGATGGAACGACTTTCCGTGCCAAGATCAATGCCGAAGCAGAACATTGCATAGACTTGTCACAGATCCCATGCAATGGCAAAGCAGCAGACAAAATCTTTGCGGACGGAATTGATATCCTGGTGAACATGAATGGATACACTAAAGGAGCTCGGAATGAACTTTTTGCTCTAAGGCCAGCTCCCATCCAG GTGATGTGGCTTGGATACCCTGGAACAAGTGGTGCCACTTTCATGGACTACATTCTGACAGATGAGGTCACTTCCCCCTTAAACTTGGCTGACCAGTACTCAGAAAACCTTGCTTATATGCCAAACACATTCTTTATTGGAGACCATATGCAAATGTTTCCTCAtctaaaagaaaaacttttgGTGGAAGTAGACGGAAAAGTGTCGGACAATAACATCATGTTAAATGGTGTTAACCTTGAGGCATTGAAACATAGTGGACAGCTTAAG ACTATTACGTACACCGCTGCTCACGGAGAGACCACGGACAATAATGATGGCAGTCCAGGTCAGGTTACGTTCGAGGTGATGTCACTTCCTGTACAGCCCATTCTCCAGACGATGGCACAGACTGGCCTGTCTCATTCTTGTATCAATGATGTTGTAATCCAAAATGGAGTTACTACCAACCAG acAAATAACAAGGCGGCAACAGGAGAAGAGATTCCCCAGAACATCATCATCAGCGCCCGCTCCCAGTACGGCCTGCCAGAGGACGCAGTCATCTACTGTAACTTTAACCAGCTGTACAAGATTGACCCCCAGACCCTGCACATGTGGATAGAGATCCTGAAACAGGTCCCTGATGGAGTTCTTTGGCTGCTCCGGTTCCCAGCTGTGGGAGAAACTAATGTTTTACAGACCGCAGCCAATGCAGGACTCTCTCCTGGCCGAATTATTTTCTCACCGGTGGCTCCAAAG GAGGAACACGTCAGAAGAGGACAGTTGGCTGATGTGTGCCTGGACACCCCGCTCTGTAATGGACACACCACAGGGATGGATGTGTTGTGGGCGGGAACACCAATGGTCACTCTATTGG ACTTTGGTACTGTAGGTGAGACATTGGCCTCTAGAGTGGCTTCTTCACAACTGAACACGCTAGGATGTCCAGAGCTTATTGCCAAAACCAGTGAAGATTATATAAGAATAGCTTCCAAACTTGGTACAGATAAGGCTCA tctaCAAGCAATGAGAGCTAAAGTTTGGAAAGCCCGCCTCACAAGCCCTCTTTTTAACTGCAAGACCTATGCCAGAAATATGGAGCTGTTGTATAGAAAGATGTGGCAGAAGTATGTCAATGGGGAGGAAGCTAGTCATATTGTGGACACTTCCAGACACAGGAAAGCATTATGA
- the LOC105329715 gene encoding UDP-N-acetylglucosamine--peptide N-acetylglucosaminyltransferase 110 kDa subunit isoform X2, whose product MPTMAQISDSTGLAELAHQEYQAGDYDNSEQHCMQLWRQEPDNTGVLLLLSSIHFQCRRLERSAYFSQLAIKQNPMLAEAYSNLGNVFKERGQLQEALENYRHAVRLKPDFIDGYINLAAALVAAGDMEQAVQAYVTALQYNPDLYCVRSDLGNLLKALGRLDEAKTCYLKAIETQPNFAVAWSNLGCVFNAQGEIWLAIHHFEKAVALDPNFLDAYINLGNVLKEARIFDRAVAAYLRALNLSPNHAVVHGNLACVYYEQGLIDLAIDTYKRAIELQPNFPDAYCNLANALKEKGKVVEAEECYNTALKLSPTHADSLNNLANIKREQGNTEEAVKLYLKALEVYPEFAVAHSNLASVLQQQGKLHEALMHYKEAIRISPTFADAYSNMGNTLKEMQDIQGALQCYTRAIQINPAFADAHSNLASIHKDSGNIPEAIASYRTALKLKPDFPDAYCNLAHCLQIVCDWTDYSSRMKRLVHIVKDQLAKNRLPSVHPHHSMLYPLSHKMRKAIAARHANLCLEKINVLHKPPYDHPKELKEPKGRLRVGYVSSDFGNHPTSHLMQSIPGFHDRDNVEVFCYSLSPDDGTTFRAKINAEAEHCIDLSQIPCNGKAADKIFADGIDILVNMNGYTKGARNELFALRPAPIQVMWLGYPGTSGATFMDYILTDEVTSPLNLADQYSENLAYMPNTFFIGDHMQMFPHLKEKLLVEVDGKVSDNNIMLNGVNLEALKHSGQLKTITYTAAHGETTDNNDGSPGQVTFEVMSLPVQPILQTMAQTGLSHSCINDVVIQNGVTTNQTNNKAATGEEIPQNIIISARSQYGLPEDAVIYCNFNQLYKIDPQTLHMWIEILKQVPDGVLWLLRFPAVGETNVLQTAANAGLSPGRIIFSPVAPKEEHVRRGQLADVCLDTPLCNGHTTGMDVLWAGTPMVTLLGETLASRVASSQLNTLGCPELIAKTSEDYIRIASKLGTDKAHLQAMRAKVWKARLTSPLFNCKTYARNMELLYRKMWQKYVNGEEASHIVDTSRHRKAL is encoded by the exons ATGCCAACAATGGCTCAAATCTCGGACTCAACAG GTTTGGCGGAGTTGGCTCATCAAGAATACCAGGCAGGAGACTATGATAACTCCGAGCAGCACTGTATGCAGCTATGGAGACAAGAACCAGATAATACCGGTGTACTTCTACTGCTCAGCTCTATACATTTCCAGTGTCGAAGACTGGAAAG gTCAGCATATTTTAGCCAGCTTGCCATTAAGCAGAACCCAATGTTGGCCGAGGCTTACTCCAATCTAGGAAATGTATTCAAAGAACGTGGTCAACTCCAGGAGGCATTGGAGAACTATCGGCATGCTGTCAGACTTAAACCGGACTTCATTGATGGTTACATTAATCTAGCGGCAGCGCTGGTGGCAGCGGGTGATATGGAACAGGCGGTCCAGGCCTATGTCACAGCTCTGCAGTACAACCCA gATTTATACTGTGTGCGAAGTGACCTGGGAAATCTACTAAAGGCTCTTGGAAGATTGGACGAGGCAAAG actTGCTATTTAAAAGCAATTGAAACACAACCAAATTTTGCTGTGGCTTGGAGTAATTTGGGGTGTGTTTTCAATGCACAAGGAGAAATATGGTTGGCCATTCATCACTTTGAGAAG GCTGTTGCACTAGATCCAAACTTCCTGGATGCTTATATAAACTTGGGAAACGTACTGAAAGAAGCCAGGATATTTGATAG AGCTGTGGCTGCCTATCTTAGAGCATTAAATCTGAGTCCTAACCATGCAGTGGTACATGGAAATCTGGCCTGTGTTTACTATGAGCAAGG CTTGATTGATCTGGCCATTGACACCTACAAACGTGCCATTGAGTTGCAGCCTAACTTTCCTGATGCTTACTGCAACCTGGCAAATGCTCTCAAAGAAAAGGGAAAG GTGGTGGAAGCAGAGGAATGCTACAACACAGCCCTAAAACTAAGTCCCACACACGCCGACTCCCTAAATAACTTGGCCAACATTAAGCGAGAGCAGGGAAATACAGAAGAGGCCGTTAAACTATATCTTAAAGCTCTAGAG GTTTATCCAGAATTTGCTGTTGCCCACTCAAATCTTGCAAGTGTGTTGCAGCAACAAGGAAAGTTGCATGAAGCTCTTATGCACTACAAAGAAGCAATCAG GATTTCTCCCACTTTTGCCGATGCTTACTCAAACATGGGAAACACATTAAAAGAGATGCAAGATATTCAGGGGGCCTTGCAGTGCTATACTAGAGCCATTCAGATAAATCCAGCATTTGCTGATGCTCACAGTAATTTGGCATCTATTCACAAG GACTCTGGAAATATCCCAGAAGCCATAGCCTCCTACAGAACAGCATTGAAACTAAAACCAGACTTTCCAGATGCATACTGTAACTTAGCACACTGTCTACAG ATTGTGTGTGACTGGACAGACTACAGCTCCAGGATGAAGCGCTTAGTTCACATCGTGAAGGATCAGCTAGCAAAAAATCGCCTGCCCTCAGTCCATCCCCATCACAGCATGCTCTACCCCCTGTCACATAAAATGAGGAAGGCCATTGCTGCCAGGCATGCAAACCTCTGCTTAGAGAAA ATTAACGTGCTGCACAAACCTCCCTATGACCATCCAAAAGAGTTGAAGGAACCCAAAGGTCGGCTACGAGTCGGTTACGTCAGCTCAGACTTTGGCAACCACCCTACCTCACACTTGATGCAGAGTATCCCAGGCTTCCATGACAGAGATAATGTAGAG GTTTTCTGCTACTCCCTGAGTCCTGATGATGGAACGACTTTCCGTGCCAAGATCAATGCCGAAGCAGAACATTGCATAGACTTGTCACAGATCCCATGCAATGGCAAAGCAGCAGACAAAATCTTTGCGGACGGAATTGATATCCTGGTGAACATGAATGGATACACTAAAGGAGCTCGGAATGAACTTTTTGCTCTAAGGCCAGCTCCCATCCAG GTGATGTGGCTTGGATACCCTGGAACAAGTGGTGCCACTTTCATGGACTACATTCTGACAGATGAGGTCACTTCCCCCTTAAACTTGGCTGACCAGTACTCAGAAAACCTTGCTTATATGCCAAACACATTCTTTATTGGAGACCATATGCAAATGTTTCCTCAtctaaaagaaaaacttttgGTGGAAGTAGACGGAAAAGTGTCGGACAATAACATCATGTTAAATGGTGTTAACCTTGAGGCATTGAAACATAGTGGACAGCTTAAG ACTATTACGTACACCGCTGCTCACGGAGAGACCACGGACAATAATGATGGCAGTCCAGGTCAGGTTACGTTCGAGGTGATGTCACTTCCTGTACAGCCCATTCTCCAGACGATGGCACAGACTGGCCTGTCTCATTCTTGTATCAATGATGTTGTAATCCAAAATGGAGTTACTACCAACCAG acAAATAACAAGGCGGCAACAGGAGAAGAGATTCCCCAGAACATCATCATCAGCGCCCGCTCCCAGTACGGCCTGCCAGAGGACGCAGTCATCTACTGTAACTTTAACCAGCTGTACAAGATTGACCCCCAGACCCTGCACATGTGGATAGAGATCCTGAAACAGGTCCCTGATGGAGTTCTTTGGCTGCTCCGGTTCCCAGCTGTGGGAGAAACTAATGTTTTACAGACCGCAGCCAATGCAGGACTCTCTCCTGGCCGAATTATTTTCTCACCGGTGGCTCCAAAG GAGGAACACGTCAGAAGAGGACAGTTGGCTGATGTGTGCCTGGACACCCCGCTCTGTAATGGACACACCACAGGGATGGATGTGTTGTGGGCGGGAACACCAATGGTCACTCTATTGG GTGAGACATTGGCCTCTAGAGTGGCTTCTTCACAACTGAACACGCTAGGATGTCCAGAGCTTATTGCCAAAACCAGTGAAGATTATATAAGAATAGCTTCCAAACTTGGTACAGATAAGGCTCA tctaCAAGCAATGAGAGCTAAAGTTTGGAAAGCCCGCCTCACAAGCCCTCTTTTTAACTGCAAGACCTATGCCAGAAATATGGAGCTGTTGTATAGAAAGATGTGGCAGAAGTATGTCAATGGGGAGGAAGCTAGTCATATTGTGGACACTTCCAGACACAGGAAAGCATTATGA